A window from Hymenobacter volaticus encodes these proteins:
- the msrA gene encoding peptide-methionine (S)-S-oxide reductase MsrA: MELATFGAGCFWCVEAVFQDLQGVQKVVSGYSNGRIASPTYREVCSGLTGHAEVIQITYDPKVITFAELLEVFWKTHDPTTLNRQGNDTGTQYRSGVYYHNDEQRRLAEEYKQKLNDAQAFDKPIVTEIEPLKSFYPAENYHQNYYKQNGHEPYCQFVVRPKVQKVQAVFGDKLKKATV; encoded by the coding sequence ATGGAACTCGCAACTTTTGGTGCCGGCTGCTTTTGGTGCGTCGAGGCTGTTTTTCAAGATCTTCAGGGCGTGCAAAAAGTGGTTTCGGGCTACTCCAACGGCCGGATTGCCAGCCCTACTTACCGGGAAGTGTGCAGCGGCCTAACTGGCCACGCCGAGGTAATTCAAATCACCTACGACCCAAAGGTGATTACCTTCGCTGAATTGCTGGAGGTGTTTTGGAAAACCCACGACCCTACCACCCTCAACCGTCAAGGCAACGACACCGGTACGCAGTACCGCTCGGGTGTGTACTACCACAACGACGAGCAGCGCCGACTGGCCGAGGAATACAAGCAGAAGCTCAACGATGCCCAAGCTTTCGACAAGCCAATCGTGACGGAAATCGAGCCGTTGAAAAGCTTTTATCCGGCCGAAAACTACCACCAGAACTACTACAAGCAGAACGGCCACGAGCCTTACTGCCAGTTTGTGGTTCGCCCCAAGGTGCAGAAGGTACAAGCCGTATTCGGTGATAAGCTGAAAAAAGCAACGGTATAA
- a CDS encoding 3-hydroxybutyryl-CoA dehydrogenase → MMHVAVIGSGTMGNGIAHVFAQHGFSVALIDINQSALDKALQTISKNLDRQVTKGTLSEADKTATLGRIQTHTSIADGVRDVQLVVEAATENVDLKLQIFRDLDQHAPQEAILASNTSSISITKIAAVTKRPAQVIGMHFMNPVPVMKLVEVIRGYATSDAVTEQVMDLSRQLSKTPTEVNDYPGFVANRILMPMINEAIISLFEGVAGVEEIDTVMKLGMAHPMGPLQLADFIGLDVCLAILRVLHEGLGNPKYAPCPLLVNMVMAGRLGVKSGEGFYKYTAGSKELVVADRFQK, encoded by the coding sequence ATGATGCATGTCGCCGTTATTGGCTCAGGTACAATGGGCAATGGTATTGCTCACGTCTTTGCTCAGCACGGGTTTTCCGTTGCCCTTATCGACATCAACCAGTCGGCCCTAGACAAAGCCCTCCAAACCATCAGCAAAAACCTGGACCGTCAGGTAACCAAAGGCACGCTTTCGGAAGCCGATAAGACAGCTACCCTCGGCCGCATCCAAACCCATACCAGCATTGCTGACGGGGTGCGCGATGTGCAACTAGTAGTGGAAGCCGCTACCGAGAATGTGGACCTGAAACTGCAAATCTTCCGCGACCTAGATCAACACGCGCCGCAGGAAGCTATTCTGGCATCCAATACGTCTTCCATCTCCATCACCAAAATAGCGGCCGTTACGAAGCGGCCGGCTCAGGTTATTGGGATGCACTTCATGAACCCAGTACCCGTCATGAAGCTGGTGGAAGTTATTCGGGGCTACGCTACCTCCGATGCCGTAACGGAGCAGGTAATGGATCTTTCGCGCCAGCTCAGCAAAACGCCCACCGAAGTCAATGACTACCCTGGTTTCGTGGCCAACCGCATTCTGATGCCCATGATCAATGAGGCCATCATCAGCTTGTTTGAGGGCGTGGCCGGTGTCGAGGAAATTGATACGGTGATGAAGCTAGGCATGGCGCACCCCATGGGCCCCCTACAGCTCGCCGACTTTATTGGCTTGGATGTGTGCTTGGCCATTCTGCGCGTACTACACGAGGGCCTTGGCAACCCGAAATACGCGCCCTGCCCACTGCTAGTTAACATGGTAATGGCCGGCCGACTGGGCGTAAAATCGGGGGAAGGGTTTTACAAATACACAGCGGGCTCCAAGGAGCTAGTGGTAGCAGATCGGTTTCAGAAGTAA
- a CDS encoding lmo0937 family membrane protein: MGNLLYIIAVVLILIWALGFFGVLGTGMQGNNLIHILLVIAIIAILLRVIRGGRVV; encoded by the coding sequence ATGGGAAACCTATTGTACATCATTGCCGTCGTGCTCATCCTTATTTGGGCATTGGGTTTTTTCGGCGTTCTGGGAACTGGTATGCAGGGTAATAACCTGATTCACATTCTGTTGGTTATTGCTATCATTGCCATCTTGCTGCGTGTAATCCGCGGCGGCCGGGTAGTATAG
- a CDS encoding ABC-F family ATP-binding cassette domain-containing protein translates to MISTSNVSLRYGKRVLFEDVTIKFMPGNVYGLIGANGAGKSTFLKILSGEIEPNTGSVTMPPNARLSVLRQDQFAYDAHPVLQTVIRGHERLWKVMEEKDALYAKSDFSDADGERAAELEGEFADLEGWNAEYEAAELLSGLGIGEDKHYTQMGDLGSSDKVRVLLAQALFGNPDVLLLDEPTNGLDAETVLWLENFLDSFQNTVIVVSHDRHFLDAVCNYMADLDFSKITMYPGNYSFWYESSQLALRQRQEVNKKTEDKRKELEEFVRRFSANASKSKQATSRQKLLQKLTLEEIKPSSRKYPYIAFKPEREAGNQLLTIENLSKKVDGQVVFSNVSFSLDKKDKVAIVGRDDRAASLLFDILFQQIRPDTGDFKWGTTITPSYFPKENSEFFDTDLNLVDWLRQYSTEKDESFIRGFLGRMLFSGEESQKKSNVLSGGEKVRCMLSKMMMESGNVLVLDDPTNHLDLESITALNNSLGEFGGTLLFASHDLQFIQTVANRIIELTPDGIIDRRMSYEEYLADENVKALRQRKYQLVS, encoded by the coding sequence ATGATCAGCACCTCCAATGTCAGCCTGCGCTATGGCAAGCGTGTACTGTTTGAAGACGTTACCATCAAATTCATGCCCGGCAACGTGTATGGCCTTATTGGGGCCAACGGTGCTGGCAAATCAACCTTTCTAAAGATTCTATCCGGTGAGATTGAGCCCAATACGGGCTCGGTAACCATGCCACCAAACGCGCGCCTCTCCGTGCTGCGGCAGGATCAATTTGCTTACGACGCTCATCCAGTACTGCAAACCGTTATTCGGGGACACGAGCGGCTGTGGAAGGTGATGGAGGAAAAAGATGCGCTGTACGCCAAGTCCGACTTTTCGGATGCGGATGGCGAGCGGGCCGCTGAACTGGAAGGTGAATTTGCCGACCTCGAAGGGTGGAATGCCGAATACGAAGCCGCTGAATTGTTGTCTGGTCTTGGCATTGGGGAAGACAAGCACTACACCCAGATGGGCGACCTCGGCAGCTCCGACAAAGTGCGGGTGCTGCTGGCCCAGGCGCTGTTTGGCAACCCCGATGTACTGCTGCTCGACGAACCAACCAACGGCCTCGATGCCGAAACTGTGCTCTGGCTCGAGAACTTCCTCGATTCGTTTCAGAACACCGTAATTGTGGTAAGCCACGACCGGCACTTCCTCGATGCCGTCTGCAACTACATGGCCGACCTCGATTTCTCGAAGATCACCATGTATCCCGGCAACTACTCGTTCTGGTACGAGAGCAGCCAGTTGGCTTTGCGCCAGCGCCAAGAAGTAAACAAGAAAACAGAAGACAAGCGCAAAGAACTGGAAGAGTTTGTGCGTCGTTTCTCAGCCAACGCTTCAAAGAGCAAGCAAGCTACCTCACGCCAGAAGCTGCTCCAAAAGCTTACGCTTGAAGAAATCAAGCCTAGCTCGCGCAAGTACCCTTACATTGCGTTCAAACCCGAGCGCGAAGCCGGCAACCAACTGCTGACCATAGAAAACCTGAGCAAGAAGGTGGACGGTCAAGTGGTATTCAGCAACGTATCTTTCTCGCTCGACAAGAAAGATAAAGTAGCGATTGTTGGGCGCGACGACCGGGCCGCTTCCCTCCTCTTCGACATTCTGTTCCAGCAGATCCGGCCCGATACCGGCGATTTCAAGTGGGGCACCACTATCACGCCTTCTTACTTCCCTAAAGAGAACTCCGAGTTTTTCGACACCGACCTAAACCTAGTAGACTGGCTTCGCCAGTATTCGACGGAGAAAGACGAATCGTTTATCCGTGGGTTCTTGGGCCGGATGTTGTTCTCGGGTGAAGAGTCACAGAAGAAGTCGAACGTGTTGAGCGGAGGCGAAAAAGTGCGCTGCATGCTCAGCAAGATGATGATGGAGTCGGGCAACGTGTTGGTTCTCGATGACCCAACCAACCATTTGGACCTAGAAAGCATCACTGCTTTGAACAACAGCTTAGGCGAATTTGGCGGTACGCTGCTTTTCGCTTCGCACGACTTACAATTCATTCAAACCGTAGCGAACCGCATCATTGAGCTTACGCCCGACGGCATCATTGACCGGCGCATGAGTTACGAGGAATACCTGGCGGATGAAAACGTGAAAGCGCTCCGCCAGCGCAAATACCAATTAGTTTCCTAA
- a CDS encoding DUF4199 domain-containing protein — MTDNRITPETNGVRFGLMTAAALILYTLIAIFAGFFDNLEAGALNLVILALGIAMAISNFKRVRDDRMAYLAGFGTGIVTSIVASLGLGFFFIAVSFMKPDLLNMSHARDLFGYDLSALMAFLAIVLMGSLGGTIISLVAMQYFKSPDHKPIEGIE, encoded by the coding sequence ATGACTGACAACCGCATTACCCCTGAAACCAACGGAGTCCGCTTCGGCCTAATGACAGCGGCCGCTTTAATCTTGTATACGTTGATTGCCATTTTTGCGGGCTTCTTCGATAATCTGGAAGCTGGGGCCCTTAACTTGGTTATACTAGCCCTTGGTATTGCAATGGCTATTTCTAATTTCAAACGGGTGAGAGATGACCGGATGGCTTACCTGGCCGGCTTCGGGACAGGCATCGTAACGTCTATTGTAGCCAGCTTGGGCCTAGGGTTTTTCTTTATTGCCGTAAGCTTCATGAAGCCTGACCTGCTCAATATGAGCCATGCCCGTGACTTGTTCGGTTACGACTTGTCGGCCTTGATGGCCTTCCTAGCTATCGTACTGATGGGCAGCCTAGGCGGTACTATCATCTCGCTGGTAGCTATGCAGTACTTCAAGAGCCCTGACCACAAGCCAATAGAAGGAATTGAATAA
- a CDS encoding murein L,D-transpeptidase catalytic domain family protein: MAAFEQFVLTSYMKAKLVNYGVPVNVYREALMGYYSLSQRGQISPNRQVLTIIDFERPSRQKRLWVIDLKKQTVLFHSLVAHGRNTGDDLARTFSNREGSEMSSLGFYTTGSTYQGKHGLSLKLHGQDPGYNTNAANRAVVVHGADYVSEEFVRQHGRLGRSQGCPALPAQQSSAIIRVIQGGTVIYAHGPSQVRYTSGWLQLDPALLAFAQRQGLARS; encoded by the coding sequence ATGGCTGCTTTCGAGCAATTTGTGCTCACCAGTTACATGAAGGCCAAGCTGGTTAATTACGGGGTGCCGGTCAATGTGTACCGCGAAGCCCTGATGGGATACTATAGCCTTAGCCAGCGCGGCCAGATTTCGCCGAACCGCCAAGTGCTAACCATTATCGACTTTGAGCGCCCTAGTCGGCAAAAACGCCTGTGGGTAATAGATTTAAAGAAACAGACCGTGCTGTTTCATTCGTTAGTAGCTCACGGCAGAAATACGGGTGACGATTTAGCGCGTACTTTTTCCAATCGGGAAGGCTCCGAGATGAGCAGCCTAGGCTTCTACACCACGGGCAGCACTTACCAAGGCAAGCACGGATTGTCGTTGAAGCTGCACGGTCAAGATCCGGGCTATAACACCAATGCTGCTAACCGCGCTGTGGTCGTGCACGGCGCCGACTACGTGAGCGAAGAGTTTGTACGCCAGCACGGCCGACTAGGGCGGAGCCAGGGGTGCCCGGCACTACCAGCGCAGCAAAGCTCGGCTATTATCCGGGTCATACAGGGCGGTACAGTTATTTATGCCCACGGCCCAAGTCAGGTGCGTTACACATCGGGGTGGCTGCAACTCGACCCGGCGTTGCTGGCTTTTGCGCAACGCCAAGGACTAGCTCGCAGCTAA
- a CDS encoding M48 family metallopeptidase gives MRGNLRYIIALLMAGFTLVTYYCKRSVNEVTGEVQHVDMTAEQEIALGLQAAPQMAQQYGGLHPNREAAARVEQIGQQIVRSTKASQSPYKFQFHLLADENTINAFALPGGQVFITAGLLKHLTTEGQVAGVLAHEIGHVVGRHSAEQIAKSKLTQGLTGAAAIGMYDPDRPGTLAGSAAAAMVGKLLTLRYGRNDELEADRLAVDYTPQAGYDPRAMVQVMQILEQNGGSGRQPEFLSTHPNPGNRIGHLEQEIAAEFPQGMPSNLKP, from the coding sequence ATGAGAGGAAACCTCCGCTATATCATTGCCCTGCTAATGGCAGGGTTTACCCTCGTTACCTACTACTGCAAACGCTCGGTGAATGAAGTAACCGGGGAAGTGCAGCACGTAGACATGACCGCCGAACAGGAAATAGCCCTTGGCTTGCAAGCTGCTCCCCAAATGGCTCAACAATACGGTGGTTTGCATCCGAACCGAGAGGCTGCCGCCCGGGTCGAGCAAATAGGCCAGCAAATCGTGCGTAGCACCAAAGCCAGCCAAAGCCCTTACAAATTCCAGTTTCACCTACTAGCCGACGAAAACACCATTAATGCTTTTGCCTTGCCGGGCGGACAGGTGTTTATTACGGCCGGTTTGCTTAAACACCTAACCACCGAAGGCCAAGTAGCTGGAGTGTTGGCTCACGAAATTGGCCACGTAGTAGGGCGTCATTCAGCCGAGCAAATTGCTAAATCGAAGTTGACGCAGGGCCTGACAGGAGCTGCCGCAATTGGCATGTACGACCCCGACCGCCCCGGTACACTGGCTGGCTCGGCGGCGGCTGCCATGGTTGGCAAGTTGCTGACGTTGCGTTATGGCCGCAACGATGAGTTGGAAGCTGATCGACTAGCCGTTGACTACACGCCCCAGGCTGGCTACGACCCGCGCGCAATGGTGCAGGTAATGCAGATACTAGAGCAAAACGGCGGCAGCGGACGGCAGCCCGAGTTTTTGAGCACGCACCCTAACCCCGGAAACCGGATTGGGCATTTAGAGCAAGAAATTGCCGCTGAGTTTCCTCAGGGTATGCCTAGCAACCTGAAGCCATAG
- a CDS encoding diacylglycerol/lipid kinase family protein, whose translation MTAATATMLRHLLFVLNPISGDIDKADLEHTITTYCTERGRTANFYHTTGTDDLAKLQEYLSKHAYDAVFAAGGDGTVSLVAEALVDKGIPLGILPLGSGNGLSKDLGIPQNPQEALDLIWRHQPRVIDTLQIGGHFSAHLADLGFNAVVVERFDQGDTRGPGAYIRIATQEFLDYEPATYHIETDEETWDGAAFMLTIANANTFGSNVVINPDSDMDDGKFEICLIEPFPNAAAPGILYDLYTSGFDTSVYTRRLCCRQASISVPGERDILVQIDGEPMVLPNPVEVKINHHSLRVLVPVPNE comes from the coding sequence ATGACTGCCGCCACCGCCACCATGCTTCGCCACTTGTTGTTTGTGTTGAACCCCATTTCCGGCGACATAGATAAGGCTGATTTAGAGCACACCATAACCACGTATTGCACTGAGCGAGGCCGCACCGCCAACTTCTACCACACCACCGGTACCGACGACCTCGCCAAACTACAGGAATACCTGAGCAAGCACGCCTACGATGCCGTGTTTGCGGCCGGCGGCGATGGTACCGTTAGTTTGGTAGCGGAAGCCTTGGTAGACAAAGGAATTCCGTTGGGAATTTTGCCGCTTGGCTCTGGCAATGGGTTGTCCAAAGACTTGGGCATTCCGCAAAACCCGCAAGAAGCGTTAGACCTGATTTGGCGCCACCAGCCGCGCGTTATCGATACGTTGCAGATTGGTGGTCACTTCTCGGCACACCTTGCTGACCTTGGGTTCAACGCTGTTGTAGTTGAACGCTTCGACCAGGGCGACACCCGCGGACCAGGGGCCTACATTCGCATTGCCACCCAAGAGTTCTTGGACTATGAACCCGCTACCTACCACATCGAAACCGATGAGGAAACCTGGGATGGGGCGGCCTTTATGCTCACTATTGCCAACGCCAATACGTTCGGGAGCAACGTGGTTATCAACCCCGACAGTGACATGGACGACGGCAAATTTGAAATCTGCCTTATCGAGCCCTTTCCTAATGCGGCCGCTCCGGGCATTCTTTACGACCTCTACACGAGTGGCTTCGATACATCCGTGTACACCCGTCGGCTGTGCTGCCGCCAAGCCAGTATATCGGTGCCCGGGGAAAGAGACATTTTAGTGCAGATTGATGGTGAGCCGATGGTTCTGCCCAATCCGGTGGAGGTAAAAATAAATCACCACAGCCTACGGGTGCTCGTGCCGGTGCCTAATGAGTAA
- a CDS encoding metallophosphoesterase has protein sequence MAVSLSFLLYATVAAAVLSALWLLLRYWQERQYRRRPYVAPVRNDWLLHQPDAAKAPQHRVALLGDPGAVATDGTDPILQLLASWQQETGPAGTVVILGDNVYPVGLPAADSAGRPAAEKRLNTLLEVLRNFPGRVVFLSGNHDWNKGRADGYAYLLRQEAYIAEQLPTALYLPPGGVPGPVTVQLDDDILLVVLNTQWWVQNGARPASDSKEPFRQLEQLLNANRHQRVLVAGHHPLYSNALHGGKFTAKQHVFPLTTVYKRAYLPLPLVGSLLPLYRKVVGAAEDMAHPRYRKMRRRLLRVLHQFPNIIYAAGHDHNLQYFHRYGGHYLVSGAGSKTAFVQKGGNATFVHEHKGFFSIDFYENGEAWLRTLEPNTDQNTPEVFRQRLLPGPVVAPPVVTTSLINESVSGA, from the coding sequence TTGGCTGTTTCTCTATCCTTTCTGCTTTATGCAACGGTAGCTGCTGCTGTCCTTTCGGCTTTGTGGCTATTGCTGCGCTACTGGCAGGAACGGCAGTATCGCCGCCGACCGTACGTGGCGCCGGTCCGAAACGACTGGTTGCTGCATCAGCCTGACGCTGCGAAAGCCCCACAACACCGCGTGGCCCTACTCGGCGACCCGGGCGCTGTGGCCACCGACGGCACCGACCCGATTTTGCAGCTTTTAGCTAGTTGGCAACAGGAAACCGGCCCGGCTGGCACAGTCGTCATTCTCGGCGACAATGTGTACCCCGTCGGCCTACCCGCCGCCGATAGCGCTGGCCGGCCCGCTGCCGAAAAGCGCTTGAATACGCTGCTTGAGGTGCTGCGTAATTTCCCAGGCCGGGTGGTGTTCTTGAGCGGCAACCACGACTGGAACAAAGGCCGGGCTGATGGTTATGCGTATCTGCTGCGGCAGGAAGCCTACATTGCCGAGCAGTTGCCGACGGCACTCTACCTGCCTCCTGGCGGTGTGCCCGGCCCGGTTACGGTGCAGTTGGACGATGACATTCTGCTGGTGGTGCTCAACACGCAGTGGTGGGTGCAGAACGGTGCTCGCCCAGCCTCCGACTCGAAGGAGCCGTTTCGGCAGCTAGAGCAACTCCTGAATGCCAATCGGCACCAACGGGTGTTGGTAGCGGGGCATCACCCACTCTACTCCAATGCGCTGCACGGCGGCAAATTCACAGCCAAGCAGCACGTTTTCCCCTTGACTACCGTCTACAAGCGTGCTTACCTGCCCTTGCCGCTTGTTGGATCGTTGCTGCCGCTTTATCGTAAGGTGGTAGGCGCTGCTGAAGACATGGCCCACCCCCGCTACCGCAAGATGCGGCGGCGCTTGTTGCGGGTGCTACATCAGTTCCCCAACATTATCTATGCCGCGGGCCACGACCATAATCTGCAATACTTTCACCGGTACGGTGGGCATTACCTTGTAAGCGGGGCTGGCAGCAAAACAGCTTTCGTGCAGAAAGGCGGAAATGCCACGTTCGTACACGAGCATAAAGGCTTTTTCAGCATCGATTTCTACGAGAACGGCGAAGCCTGGCTGCGCACTTTAGAGCCAAACACCGACCAGAATACGCCGGAAGTATTTCGTCAGCGGCTGCTGCCGGGCCCGGTGGTAGCCCCGCCCGTCGTGACGACCAGCCTTATCAACGAATCAGTGAGTGGTGCATAA
- a CDS encoding LON peptidase substrate-binding domain-containing protein encodes MRQLALFPLNLVVFPGEKLNLHIFEPRYRQLVRDCLTEGITFGIPPFLNEAVSQLGTEMKLLGVEKNYASGEMDIRTKAIGVFRVDEFYRQLPGKLYAGGSVEDLTDDNQPDVLLQSRISEQLQQLYDVLGLRKLMQELPANFRVYDIAHHLGFSTEQEYQLLEALTEAERQEIVLEHLEHILPVLLETERLKERVRLNGHFKNLTPPTSECRLSGLPWCLVRNTRVRQATRP; translated from the coding sequence ATGCGCCAGCTTGCCCTATTTCCTTTGAACCTCGTCGTATTTCCCGGCGAAAAGTTGAACCTGCACATCTTCGAGCCCCGCTACCGCCAGTTGGTGCGCGACTGTCTGACGGAGGGTATCACCTTCGGTATTCCTCCGTTCTTGAATGAAGCAGTGAGCCAGCTAGGCACTGAAATGAAGCTGCTCGGTGTGGAAAAGAATTATGCCAGCGGCGAAATGGACATTCGGACAAAGGCTATAGGCGTGTTTCGGGTGGACGAATTTTACCGACAGCTTCCGGGTAAGTTGTACGCCGGCGGCTCAGTGGAAGACCTCACCGACGACAACCAACCCGATGTTCTGTTGCAAAGCCGCATTTCCGAGCAGCTACAGCAACTCTACGATGTACTCGGCCTGCGGAAGCTGATGCAGGAGTTGCCCGCCAATTTTCGGGTGTATGATATAGCGCATCATCTGGGTTTCAGCACCGAGCAGGAGTATCAATTACTGGAGGCGCTAACGGAAGCGGAACGACAGGAGATTGTGTTGGAGCACCTGGAACACATCCTACCGGTGCTGCTGGAAACCGAACGCCTGAAAGAACGGGTTCGTTTGAATGGCCACTTCAAAAACCTTACTCCCCCAACTTCTGAGTGCCGGCTTAGTGGCCTTCCATGGTGCCTGGTAAGGAATACTAGAGTCCGACAAGCAACTCGTCCTTAA
- a CDS encoding substrate-binding domain-containing protein: MQPALRCQLACLLRPEYSQRHGGHPTVAGSCHSPDAIFGVNDTTAFAAMKEIKRQHLRIPQDIGLIGFTDEFHATVVEPTLTSVMHPTFEMGREAALLFLAQVEAKAATAPSQSVLTTQLVVRESSTKILVE; encoded by the coding sequence ATGCAACCTGCCCTTCGATGCCAACTTGCTTGCTTACTGCGACCTGAGTATAGCCAGCGCCACGGCGGCCACCCAACAGTTGCTGGCTCTTGCCACTCCCCCGATGCTATTTTCGGGGTTAATGATACGACGGCCTTCGCGGCCATGAAGGAAATTAAGCGCCAACACCTCCGCATTCCGCAAGACATTGGGTTAATTGGCTTCACCGACGAGTTTCACGCTACGGTAGTGGAGCCCACGTTGACTTCAGTGATGCACCCCACATTTGAAATGGGCCGGGAAGCGGCCTTGCTTTTTCTGGCGCAAGTTGAGGCCAAGGCTGCTACCGCACCCAGCCAATCGGTGCTTACCACGCAACTTGTTGTCCGTGAATCTTCTACCAAGATTCTCGTTGAGTAA
- a CDS encoding aldo/keto reductase, giving the protein MQYRKLGNTGMEVSCLSLGASSLGGVFHDIDETQGIDTVCTAVEKGINFIDVSPYYGFLKAETVLGKALQQIPRAKYFLSTKVGRYGQDGVKSWDYSATRAVRSVEESLARLHVDYIDLLNVHDIEFSDLNQVIEETLPALHSLKALGVVGHVGITGLPLEKFRQVIERVPAGTVETVLSFCHYCLNDQTLLDYVPYFEEHGVGVINASPLAMGMLSERGAPNWHPASEQLKHHAAAAADFCKRIGYPIEKLAIQFAVSDPQIATTLVSTARPANILQNISWAEEPLDEDVLRQVLQILEPVLSETWENS; this is encoded by the coding sequence ATGCAGTACCGGAAGTTAGGCAACACAGGAATGGAAGTTTCCTGCTTAAGCTTGGGTGCGTCTTCTTTGGGTGGCGTCTTTCACGACATCGACGAAACCCAAGGTATAGATACCGTATGTACGGCCGTCGAGAAGGGCATCAACTTCATTGACGTTTCCCCTTACTATGGATTTCTAAAGGCCGAAACGGTGCTCGGGAAGGCCTTGCAGCAGATACCGCGCGCGAAGTATTTTCTATCAACGAAAGTAGGTCGCTACGGTCAGGATGGCGTGAAAAGCTGGGATTATAGCGCCACGCGGGCCGTTCGGAGCGTGGAGGAAAGCTTGGCGCGGCTGCACGTCGACTACATCGACCTCCTTAATGTGCACGACATTGAGTTCAGCGACTTAAACCAGGTTATCGAGGAAACGTTGCCCGCGCTTCACTCGCTGAAAGCACTGGGCGTGGTAGGGCACGTTGGTATCACAGGGTTGCCGTTAGAGAAATTCCGGCAAGTAATCGAGCGAGTGCCAGCGGGCACTGTGGAAACTGTGCTGTCTTTCTGCCACTACTGCCTCAATGACCAAACCCTGCTCGACTACGTGCCTTACTTCGAGGAGCATGGGGTAGGAGTCATCAACGCCTCACCATTGGCCATGGGTATGCTTTCGGAGCGAGGCGCCCCCAACTGGCACCCGGCATCCGAGCAGCTCAAGCACCATGCGGCAGCTGCGGCAGATTTTTGCAAGCGCATCGGGTATCCTATCGAAAAGCTGGCCATTCAGTTTGCAGTCAGTGATCCGCAGATAGCGACTACCCTGGTTAGCACGGCGCGGCCTGCCAATATCCTGCAAAACATCAGCTGGGCCGAAGAACCCCTCGACGAAGACGTGCTGCGGCAGGTGTTACAGATACTGGAGCCTGTGTTGAGTGAGACTTGGGAGAATTCCTGA
- a CDS encoding L-rhamnose mutarotase, giving the protein MDHLEKQSSAHFKRYCKTLRLQNDARLINEYKKLHAAGGSWPEITQGMREVGILDMEIYLLGDHLFMIMDTVPDFDHDSAMQLLATKPRQAEWEATVARFQRTSASATANEKWQLMERIYKLGE; this is encoded by the coding sequence ATGGACCACCTAGAAAAACAGTCTTCTGCGCACTTCAAACGGTATTGCAAGACCCTCCGCCTGCAAAATGATGCTCGCCTGATCAATGAATACAAAAAGCTGCACGCCGCTGGAGGCAGTTGGCCGGAAATCACGCAGGGCATGCGCGAGGTAGGCATCCTCGATATGGAAATCTATTTGCTCGGCGACCACCTCTTCATGATTATGGACACAGTGCCCGACTTCGACCACGACTCCGCCATGCAGCTCCTCGCTACCAAACCCCGGCAAGCAGAATGGGAAGCCACCGTTGCCCGATTCCAGCGGACTTCCGCCAGTGCTACCGCCAATGAAAAGTGGCAGCTTATGGAGAGAATCTACAAGCTAGGCGAGTAA